The DNA region CCGTGACGGCGGCGGCGACGAGATTCAGTGGGGAACCATTTGTGTGCTAGGGTTTAGTGTTTCAGATGGAGAGAATTGAAATGTAGGACAAGGCTTGTCATTCTGATATTTTGCTAAGGGTAATTTTGTCAATAAAGTTTTAGGTAACAGCTTCCCGAAAAAGCAGAAAAAATAAGCTCCAGGACCCAGCTTTTCAAAAAGATCTTTAAGAAGCTTTTTaataagttaaaataaattatcCAAACACCACTTTTTAATAAGCTCTAGCTTTTTTCTAGTGAAAAAGCTGTAATAAGAGCTTATTTATGGTATCCAAACGGCCTCATAGTTAGATATACTTACTCCAACTTCAGGATCCTCAATACCCATGTCTTTGCAGAAGATTCTAGCTAACTCTTCAAGATCACTCTCAAAGTTGTTCAAGTCCTAGAATACAATGAAACAATGATTTTAGACACATACAAGCTGAACCAACAAAAAAAGTGCAGCAAATCAGTTCAATCTCATGATATAACACCAGTTCTTCAGCCTTACCCATAGAAACTGGTCCTTCACCAGCATATGATTTACAGCTGGCAAAAGAAAACAACACAAATttcttaaaattcaaaattgcaAACATTTGGTTAAATGAACATAACCATTTACACTGCATTAGAGTAAGAAAGAGAAGAGACCTTGATGGGAATAATTTTCTCTCCAGCATACATATCTTGGCCTTCATACGACCGAAATTCAGCTAGCTGTGACTGATATAACACAAGCCCAACATACATAAACTCAACAGTAGATTCTCACATGCACAAAAAAGCAACAACAGAAGATTTGGTGATTGTGGTTACCAAATCAAAGAAAAGGAGCCAATTGATTCAGAATCTGAGTAACCAATGATGAAGTTATACCAATTGATTGAGCAATCTGAGTAACAAAAGGAGGAGGAAGCTTTAGGTCTTTAACAGTACGTCTTGCAAAGACACCCACCTCGTGATCAGGATCTGCAATTCAATTAATCAATCAATGTGGTGGTGGTAGAATGATTGAACAACAATAAGGGTTTTGTCGGAAATTGAACCTACCGGAAGGGTTCCATGTGAAGGCATCTTTGTACCTCTTAGCGTCGATTTCAATGTCCAATCGAATTGGGACCAGATTCTCCGCCGTTGGCCTGTGCGGTTGGTTGGTTAGGGTTTTGAATTGTGAAACCAGAAGAAAACGGAAGAGAAGGTTCAGAGTTTGAACTTACATTCTGAACTTCACGGGGTTTCTGTAGAAAACTGAAGCGGGGGTTTTCATGCTTCCTGTGTTGTGTTGAAATCGAAGGAAAATCAGcaaactcttcttcttcttcttcttggtgaAGAAATCaacaatcttcttcttcttcgaaccacaatttctctcttctttgaGCGGGATGTTCAATTTTTCCCAAAATTGAGAGCGGTGAAACTGAAAAGGGTTTACAGAAGGTTCGGGAGtgcttttttctattttttatttgataaaatatattatatggGGTTTTCATTTAACAACAAAATAATCTTAATTTTTCATGACAAAATTTCGTACAGCGGTTGACACGGAAACTGCTGTAAAAAATCAGGCCTTCCTATTTACAACGGTTTAAAGCTTACACCGCTGTTAATGCCTCAGCTTATTATAGCGGTTATAAAATCAACCGCTGTAAGAAATCTTAAAACCGCTCCGTGCAATTTTTTAGAGCGGTTCACCCGTAAACCGCTGTTAAAGAGGCGTTGTAAAAGCCATTTTCTAGTGTAGTGATTAGTCATGctgtcaaataaaaaaaaaatattcacgttttttccgctttaatttctttttggttactaaagtgacgccaccgaaatcgggggtTTACAAGTCATGTTTTCATTGAGAGTGATTCTTCCTTAGCAACAAGATGATACACTTTTACTTCTCATCATCCTTGTAAGCTCTTAGGTAACTTTcatttaattgatattattagTATGGAAGTACATAGTAGGGATTTACCATATTTTTCGTGAAGCCAATTCAGTGGCTGGTTATATGGCAAAGGTAGGTTGTGATAGGACAACTCGTTTATGAGAGTTATAACCTTAATCTTGTTCTTAGGTTCCTacttgagagggttgttctcaagTTTTGATTTGGTTAGTAATAATCTTttgcattttcaaaaaaaa from Lotus japonicus ecotype B-129 chromosome 2, LjGifu_v1.2 includes:
- the LOC130735924 gene encoding chromatin structure-remodeling complex protein BSH-like — encoded protein: MYAGEKIIPIKVSSLSYSNAVNLCCFLLPAVNHMLVKDQFLWDLNNFESDLEELARIFCKDMGIEDPEVGSLKQREFCLTFLRKSRRKVLKLLQYQVSTRSLLKCLKFM
- the LOC130737425 gene encoding chromatin structure-remodeling complex protein BSH-like, translated to MKTPASVFYRNPVKFRMPTAENLVPIRLDIEIDAKRYKDAFTWNPSDPDHEVGVFARRTVKDLKLPPPFVTQIAQSIVTAS